A stretch of Oncorhynchus masou masou isolate Uvic2021 unplaced genomic scaffold, UVic_Omas_1.1 unplaced_scaffold_564, whole genome shotgun sequence DNA encodes these proteins:
- the LOC135536145 gene encoding uncharacterized protein LOC135536145 yields MDHHWRLRAMDHHWRFTQEDWSMDQAQDSTGWGETQEDWSVEQVLEDQAVVEHWRSGAYPWHHSSRLNAHFRPAPPERRQRTNRAVGEHWRSAAFHLHLSSWLNAHFCLARAERRHRTNRAVTAHWRHSGQSRRRIACAETAHRRPSTLSCHNLPWLDAHSSVALAESWHIAHRAMRANGRHRALYRQMRCPNCTTLLTVSTGSWLRSVP; encoded by the coding sequence atggatcatcactggaggcttcgtgccatggatcatcactggagattcACCCAGGAGGACTGGTCCATGGATCAGGCACAGGACTCAACAGGCTGGGGAGAGACACAGGAGGACTGGTCCGTGGAGCAGGTACTGGAAGACCAGGCTGTGgtggagcactggagatctggtgcgtaTCCCTGGCACCACTCTTCCcggctgaatgcccactttagGCCGGCACCTCCAGAGCGCAGGCAGAGGacgaaccgggctgtgggggagcactggagatctgctGCTTTCCACTTGCACCTCTCCTcttggctgaatgcccacttttGCCTGGCAcgggcggagcgcaggcataggacgaACCGGGCTGTCAcagcgcactggagacacagtgggcagagccggcgcaggattgCCTGTGCCGAAACGGCGCACCGGAGACCAAGCACGCTGAGCTGCCACAAtctgccctggctggatgcccactctagcgtCGCACTTGCAGAGAGCTGGcatatagcgcaccgggctatgagaGCGAAcgggagacaccgtgcgctttaCCGCCAAATGCGGTGCCCGAACTGTACCACGCTCCttacggtaagcacggggagttggctcaggtctgtaccctga